In one window of Hevea brasiliensis isolate MT/VB/25A 57/8 chromosome 10, ASM3005281v1, whole genome shotgun sequence DNA:
- the LOC110670009 gene encoding zinc finger protein ENHYDROUS, producing the protein MPVDLDNSSTASGEASVSSSGNQPPPPKLTATGKKKRNLPGMPDPDAEVIALSPKALLATNRFVCEICSKGFQRDQNLQLHRRGHNLPWKLRQRSSKEVKKRVYVCPEPTCVHHDPSRALGDLTGIKKHFCRKHGEKKWKCDKCSKKYAVQSDWKAHSKICGTREYKCDCGTLFSRRDSFITHRAFCDALAEESARTQPQTPTPASNLPAVNPKPNPESEPNMQVDPSPPPPPPPPQPPVAPAPPALSQPAGVISSAVSPTHGPDLPDNPTPNIEEARAPAPALAGLNGSCSSSTSSSSNGSSSSSVFASLFASSTASGSLQPPQTPAFTDLIRAMAHPDHPAGLAAPTTEPISLCLSSNHGSSIFGAAGQERRQYAPPPQPAMSATALLQKAAQMGAASTNASFLRGLGIVSSSSSSSQQDNMPWGHGQVEPENTSVTAGLGLGLHCDGGSGLKELMMGTPSVFGPKQTTLDFLGLGMAAGGSPSSGLSALITSIGSGLDVAAAAASFGGGEFTGKDMGRSS; encoded by the exons ATGCCGGTCGATTTAGATAATTCCTCTACGGCTTCCGGTGAAGCTAGCGTTTCTTCCTCCGGCAACCAGCCTCCGCCACCCAAACTCACCGCCACGGGCAAGAAAAAACGGAACCTCCCTGGAATGCCCG ATCCAGATGCAGAGGTGATTGCTCTTTCACCGAAAGCCCTTTTGGCCACGAACCGATTCGTGTGTGAAATTTGCAGTAAAGGGTTTCAAAGGGACCAGAACTTGCAGCTTCATCGTCGAGGCCATAATCTACCGTGGAAGCTGAGGCAGAGATCCAGCAAGGAagtgaagaagagagtttatgtgTGTCCTGAGCCAACTTGTGTTCACCATGATCCTTCTAGAGCTCTGGGCGATCTCACGGGGATAAAGAAGCACTTCTGCAGGAAACATGGTGAGAAGAAGTGGAAATGCGATAAGTGTTCGAAGAAATACGCGGTTCAGTCTGACTGGAAAGCTCACTCGAAGATTTGCGGCACAAGAGAGTACAAATGCGATTGTGGAACTCTGTTTTCAAG GAGGGATAGTTTCATCACGCACAGAGCCTTCTGTGATGCTTTAGCAGAGGAGAGTGCCAGAACTCAGCCTCAAACTCCAACACCGGCTTCGAATCTACCTGCTGTGAATCCAAAACCGAATCCAGAATCGGAGCCGAATATGCAGGTTGATCCGTCTCCACCTCCACCGCCTCCGCCGCCACAACCACCAGTAGCTCCAGCTCCACCAGCTTTGTCTCAGCCAGCTGGTGTAATATCTTCTGCGGTTTCACCGACTCATGGTCCAG ACTTGCCAGATAATCCCACTCCAAATATAGAAGAAGCACGGGCACCGGCACCAGCACTGGCAGGTTTAAATGGAAGCTGTAGCAGTAGCACCAGCTCAAGCAGCAatggcagcagcagcagcagtgtcTTTGCTAGTTTATTTGCTTCATCAACTGCATCTGGAAGCTTACAGCCTCCTCAAACTCCAGCATTTACTGACCTAATCCGGGCCATGGCTCACCCTGATCACCCAGCGGGTCTTGCTGCACCAACCACTGAACCCATTTCTCTTTGCCTTTCTTCCAATCATGGGTCATCAATATTTGGTGCTGCAGGGCAAGAGCGTAGGCAATATGCACCTCCACCTCAACCAGCAATGTCTGCCACTGCACTATTGCAAAAAGCTGCTCAAATGGGGGCTGCTTCTACAAATGCATCATTTCTCCGTGGTTTGGGGATTgtgtcatcttcttcatcatcttcaCAGCAAGACAATATGCCATGGGGTCACGGGCAAGTAGAGCCTGAGAATACCTCTGTCACTGCAGGGCTGGGATTAGGCTTACATTGTGATGGAGGTTCCGGATTAAAGGAATTGATGATGGGAACTCCTTCTGTGTTTGGTCCTAAGCAAACTACCCTAGATTTTCTGGGATTGGGGATGGCTGCTGGTGGAAGCCCTAGTAGTGGCCTATCAGCTCTAATTACATCTATTGGTAGTGGTCTGGATGTGGCCGCTGCAGCGGCTTCCTTTGGAGGTGGAGAATTCACTGGCAAAGACATGGGAAGGAGCTCTTGA